One genomic window of Micropterus dolomieu isolate WLL.071019.BEF.003 ecotype Adirondacks linkage group LG14, ASM2129224v1, whole genome shotgun sequence includes the following:
- the LOC123982914 gene encoding CD63 antigen-like isoform X1 codes for MCKFCSIKCWFIFFNTLFLASGVALISIGALQYSTYSQMGTFAGSSLSKIAIVLIAVGVTIALISLLGHVGAFINNSSMVACFICILIVIIILEILTGAAFYIFRSRTALLQMNSAINAKARGVIYDYSLENRHSINRIQEKFGCCGADSYTDWSRSVGWENHKAVPDSCCVVKTEGCGQDTSKVHTKGCIWAIKLFLLKNLVWVGAVCIALGVTEVFGVLVGVCLCLKIKHKSYETLS; via the exons gcATCTGGGGTTGCCCTCATCAGTATCGGAGCACTGCAATACTCGACCTACTCACAGATGGGCACTTTTGCAGGGAGCAGCCTGTCTAAAATCGCTATAGTCCTCATTGCGGTGGGTGTCACCATAGCCCTGATCTCCCTCTTGGGCCATGTTGGGGCATTCATTAATAATTCTTCTATGGTGGCTTGT TTTATATGTATCCTGATCGTGATCATCATTTTGGAGATCCTCACAGGGGCTGCCTTTTACATATTCCGCAGCAGG ACTGCCCTCCTACAGATGAACAGTGCTATTAATGCCAAAGCGCGAGGGGTGATCTATGACTACAGCCTGGAGAACAGACACTCCATCAACAGAATTCAAGAAAAG TTCGGCTGCTGTGGTGCAGACAGCTACACTGACTGGTCCAGGAGCGTGGGCTGGGAAAATCACAAGGCCGTGCCAGATTCGTGCTGCGTGGTGAAGACTGAGGGTTGTGGACAGGACACATCGAAAGTACACACAAAG GGTTGTATCTGGGCTATCAAGCTCTTTCTGTTGAAAAACCTGGTGTGGGTCGGTGCTGTCTGCATTGCTCTTGGAGTCACAGAG GTGTTCGGGGTGTTAGTTGGGGTGTGCTtgtgtttgaaaataaaacacaaaagctaTGAAACCCTCAGCTGA
- the dcakd gene encoding dephospho-CoA kinase domain-containing protein, with the protein MFLVGLTGGISSGKSTVSSMLRELGCPIIDADVVARKVVEPHTPAYSRIVYHFGPEILLENGEIDRQKLGQLIFANEEKRKLLNSITHPEIHKAMLKEILFYFLRGYRYVVLDVPLLFETRRLTQFLNHTVVVYCDPATQLSRLMQRDGLTQEEAEQRVAAQMPLNEKRGLANHVIENSGSREDTHRQVLRLHTKLEDSMDFLLVRVIAIAATTGLGGILLYAAKILLS; encoded by the exons ATGTTCCTGGTGGGGCTGACGGGAGGTATTTCCTCAGGGAAAAGCACAGTGTCTTCGATGCTGCGGGAGCTTGGGTGCCCCATTATTGACGCTGATGTTGTGGCCAGGAAAG TGGTGGAACCGCACACTCCCGCCTATTCCCGCATCGTCTACCACTTCGGACCAGAGATCCTACTCGAGAACGGAGAGATCGACCGGCAGAAGCTGGGTCAGCTCATCTTCGCCAACGAGGAAAAGAGGAAGCTGCTGAACTCCATCACCCACCCAGAGATCCACAAAGCAATGCTCAAAGAGATCCTGTTCTACTTTCTCAGAG GGTACCGCTATGTGGTGCTGGATGTGCCCCTTCTCTTTGAAACGAGGCGTCTCACTCAGTTTCTAAACCACACAGTAGTAGTATACTG TGACCCTGCCACTCAGCTATCGCGCCTGATGCAGAGGGACGGCCTGACCCAGGAGGAGGCCGAGCAGCGCGTGGCTGCACAGATGCCACTCAATGAAAAGCGCGGCTTGGCTAATCATGTTATTGAGAACTCAGGCAGCCGGGAGGACACCCACCGGCAGGTCCTGCGGTTGCACACAAAGCTGGAGGACTCCATGGACTTCCTCTTAGTGAGGGTCATTGCAATTGCAGCCACTACTGGTCTGGGTGGGATTCTGCTGTATGCTGCAAAGATACTTCTATCCTAA
- the LOC123982914 gene encoding CD63 antigen-like isoform X2: MCKFCSIKCWFIFFNTLFLASGVALISIGALQYSTYSQMGTFAGSSLSKIAIVLIAFICILIVIIILEILTGAAFYIFRSRTALLQMNSAINAKARGVIYDYSLENRHSINRIQEKFGCCGADSYTDWSRSVGWENHKAVPDSCCVVKTEGCGQDTSKVHTKGCIWAIKLFLLKNLVWVGAVCIALGVTEVFGVLVGVCLCLKIKHKSYETLS, from the exons gcATCTGGGGTTGCCCTCATCAGTATCGGAGCACTGCAATACTCGACCTACTCACAGATGGGCACTTTTGCAGGGAGCAGCCTGTCTAAAATCGCTATAGTCCTCATTGCG TTTATATGTATCCTGATCGTGATCATCATTTTGGAGATCCTCACAGGGGCTGCCTTTTACATATTCCGCAGCAGG ACTGCCCTCCTACAGATGAACAGTGCTATTAATGCCAAAGCGCGAGGGGTGATCTATGACTACAGCCTGGAGAACAGACACTCCATCAACAGAATTCAAGAAAAG TTCGGCTGCTGTGGTGCAGACAGCTACACTGACTGGTCCAGGAGCGTGGGCTGGGAAAATCACAAGGCCGTGCCAGATTCGTGCTGCGTGGTGAAGACTGAGGGTTGTGGACAGGACACATCGAAAGTACACACAAAG GGTTGTATCTGGGCTATCAAGCTCTTTCTGTTGAAAAACCTGGTGTGGGTCGGTGCTGTCTGCATTGCTCTTGGAGTCACAGAG GTGTTCGGGGTGTTAGTTGGGGTGTGCTtgtgtttgaaaataaaacacaaaagctaTGAAACCCTCAGCTGA
- the LOC123983206 gene encoding C1q-related factor-like → MLVLVLVVLIPVLVSSVGTSGSDDGTSHYEMLGTCRMVCDPFSSTGTTGTGVHTGTDTSTTGLQVDNEGDLSDHSIGPPLPTYSAHGPQGKPGRPGKPGPPGPPGEPGPPGPKGPPGDGVDVVRTGILGLGGKGAVSTTTYNTTPRVAFYAGLRNPQEGYDILRFDDVVTNIGGNYEGATGKFTCKIPGTYFFIYNVLMRGGDGTSMWADLIKSGQVRASAIAQDQDQSYDYASNSVILHLDAGDEVFIKLDGGKAHGGNSNKYSTFSGFILYAD, encoded by the exons ATGCTGGTCCTGGTTCTGGTGGTCCTCATCCCTGTGCTGGTCAGCTCGGTTGGCACAAGTGGCTCAGATGACGGCACAAGCCACTATGAGATGCTGGGTACCTGCCGCATGGTTTGTGACCCCTTCTCAAGCACGGGCACGACGGGCACAGGTGTGCACACAGGAACAGATACATCAACTACAGGTCTACAGGTGGACAACGAGGGGGATCTGAGTGATCATAGCATCGGCCCACCGCTGCCTACTTACAGTGCTCATGGCCCACAAGGCAAACCAGGACGTCCGGGCAAGCCTGGACCCCCAGGACCACCTGGAGAGCCAGGCCCACCAGGACCTAAAGGACCACCAGGAGATGGTGTGGACGTTGTACGTACAGGGATTCTGGGTTTAGGGGGTAAAGGGGCAGTTAGCACAACCACCTACAACACCACACCTcgggtggcattttatgcaggACTACGAAACCCCCAAGAAGGTTACGATATTCTACGATTTGATGACGTGGTGACTAATATTGGTGGTAACTACGAGGGCGCAACAGGCAAGTTCACCTGTAAGATTCCAGGCACCTACTTTTTCATCTACAATGTGCTGATGAGGGGAGGAGATGGCACGAGCATGTGGGCTGACCTGATCAAGAGTGGTCAG GTCAGGGCCAGCGCCATTGCTCAAGACCAGGACCAGAGTTATGACTACGCCAGCAACAGTGTCATCCTTCATTTGGATGCAGGCGATGAGGTTTTCATAAAATTGGATGGGGGCAAGGCTCACGGGGGCAACAGCAACAAATACAGCACCTTCTCAGGGTTCATCCTCTATGCCGATTGA
- the pus3 gene encoding tRNA pseudouridine(38/39) synthase isoform X2, producing the protein MSVALIQQIKELEEELEKLKSQLKERSEAGSPSCNENTDCRPDGNTSSSKKAKRAGKDRPFDFSAHPRRHVALRLAYLGWAYQGFAVQENTDNTVEARLFEALLKTRLIQDRQSSNYHRCGRTDKGVSAFSQVITIDLRSTQFCEGPGVILPEHVDVSTKNKATGSELPYVKMLNRVLPQDIRILDWAPVAEGFSARFDCQSRTYRYYFPRGSLDVALMADAAKRYEGTHDFRNLCKMDVGNGVLQFERTILSASVKPVQPQHTDQYDLFIFEIKGLAFLYHQVRCMMALLLLIGQKLEAPEIINQLLDVHSNPRKPQYSMAVDYPLVLYDCHFKGLSWKQENEEVSHVLSALQQHWTQSAVKTHVLHGMIQGLEAIGGVSSDHCWLVEGSRQRNYRPLLERPCCESLESRINHFVKRGRLEREEGENGGEMVHRGKRSKHIHDSPSVPFSSDMPSSKQSTDKKAED; encoded by the exons ATGTCAGTGGCTTTAATCCAGCAAATAAAGGAGCTGGAGGAAGAGCTGGAGAAGCTCAAGTCCCAGCTGAAGGAGAGGAGTGAAGCTGGCAGTCCGTCTTGTAATGAAAACACAGACTGCAGACCTGATGGTAACACCAGCAGCAGTAAAAAGGCTAAGAGAGCAGGCAAGGACCGTCCTTTTGACTTCTCGGCCCATCCCCGGCGCCATGTGGCCCTGCGGCTGGCATACCTGGGATGGGCCTACCAGGGGTTTGCAGTCCAGGAgaacacagacaacacagtgGAGGCCAGACTCTTTGAAGCTTTGCTAAAGACACGGTTGATTCAGGATCGACAGAGCTCCAACTACCACCGGTGTGGTCGCACTGATAAAGGAGTCAGTGCCTTTTCCCAA GTCATAACCATTGATTTGCGCTCCACTCAGTTTTGTGAAGGACCGGGCGTCATACTCCCTGAACATGTTGATGTTAGTACCAAGAATAAAGCTACTGGCTCTGAGCTTCCATATGTAAAGATGCTGAACAGAGTCTTGCCCCAGGACATTAGGATCTTGGACTGGGCACCAGTAGCAGAGGGCTTCAGTGCACGCTTTGACTGTCAGTCCCGCACATACCGGTACTACTTCCCCCGAGGATCCTTGGATGTGGCGTTGATGGCAGATGCTGCGAAAAG ATATGAGGGCACTCATGACTTTCGCAACCTGTGCAAAATGGATGTGGGCAACGGAGTCCTACAGTTTGAGAGGACCATCTTGTCCGCATCAGTGAAGCCTGTGCAGCCTCAGCACACAGACCAATATGACCTCTTCATATTTGAGATTAAAGGACTGGCCTTCCTTTACCACCAG GTGCGATGCATGATGGCACTGCTTCTACTGATAGGGCAGAAACTGGAAGCCCCAGAGATAATTAATCAGCTCCTGGATGTTCATAGTAACCCCAGGAAGCCCCAATACAG CATGGCAGTAGACTACCCGCTGGTGCTGTACGACTGCCACTTCAAAGGGTTGAGCTGGAAACAGGAGAATGAAGAGGTGAGCCATGTGCTGTCtgcactacaacaacactggacCCAGAGTGCAGTCAAGACCCACGTCCTCCATGGGATGATCCAGGGTTTGGAAGCCATAG GTGGAGTGTCTTCTGACCACTGCTGGTTAGTAGAGGGCAGCCGGCAGAGAAACTACCGGCCCCTGCTGGAGCGTCCATGCTGCGAGAGCCTGGAGTCACGAATAAACCATTTTGTCAAAAGAGGCAGACTGGAGCGGGAGGAAGGGGAGAATGGAGGTGAAATGGTTCACAGAGGGAAAAGGTCCAAACACATCCATGATTCCCCCAGTGTCCCCTTTTCTTCTGACATGCCATCATCAAAACAAAGTACAGATAAAAAAGCAGAAGATTAA
- the pus3 gene encoding tRNA pseudouridine(38/39) synthase isoform X1, translated as MENEGERRSFHRIMSVALIQQIKELEEELEKLKSQLKERSEAGSPSCNENTDCRPDGNTSSSKKAKRAGKDRPFDFSAHPRRHVALRLAYLGWAYQGFAVQENTDNTVEARLFEALLKTRLIQDRQSSNYHRCGRTDKGVSAFSQVITIDLRSTQFCEGPGVILPEHVDVSTKNKATGSELPYVKMLNRVLPQDIRILDWAPVAEGFSARFDCQSRTYRYYFPRGSLDVALMADAAKRYEGTHDFRNLCKMDVGNGVLQFERTILSASVKPVQPQHTDQYDLFIFEIKGLAFLYHQVRCMMALLLLIGQKLEAPEIINQLLDVHSNPRKPQYSMAVDYPLVLYDCHFKGLSWKQENEEVSHVLSALQQHWTQSAVKTHVLHGMIQGLEAIGGVSSDHCWLVEGSRQRNYRPLLERPCCESLESRINHFVKRGRLEREEGENGGEMVHRGKRSKHIHDSPSVPFSSDMPSSKQSTDKKAED; from the exons atggagaacgagggagagaggcgttctttccacag GATCATGTCAGTGGCTTTAATCCAGCAAATAAAGGAGCTGGAGGAAGAGCTGGAGAAGCTCAAGTCCCAGCTGAAGGAGAGGAGTGAAGCTGGCAGTCCGTCTTGTAATGAAAACACAGACTGCAGACCTGATGGTAACACCAGCAGCAGTAAAAAGGCTAAGAGAGCAGGCAAGGACCGTCCTTTTGACTTCTCGGCCCATCCCCGGCGCCATGTGGCCCTGCGGCTGGCATACCTGGGATGGGCCTACCAGGGGTTTGCAGTCCAGGAgaacacagacaacacagtgGAGGCCAGACTCTTTGAAGCTTTGCTAAAGACACGGTTGATTCAGGATCGACAGAGCTCCAACTACCACCGGTGTGGTCGCACTGATAAAGGAGTCAGTGCCTTTTCCCAA GTCATAACCATTGATTTGCGCTCCACTCAGTTTTGTGAAGGACCGGGCGTCATACTCCCTGAACATGTTGATGTTAGTACCAAGAATAAAGCTACTGGCTCTGAGCTTCCATATGTAAAGATGCTGAACAGAGTCTTGCCCCAGGACATTAGGATCTTGGACTGGGCACCAGTAGCAGAGGGCTTCAGTGCACGCTTTGACTGTCAGTCCCGCACATACCGGTACTACTTCCCCCGAGGATCCTTGGATGTGGCGTTGATGGCAGATGCTGCGAAAAG ATATGAGGGCACTCATGACTTTCGCAACCTGTGCAAAATGGATGTGGGCAACGGAGTCCTACAGTTTGAGAGGACCATCTTGTCCGCATCAGTGAAGCCTGTGCAGCCTCAGCACACAGACCAATATGACCTCTTCATATTTGAGATTAAAGGACTGGCCTTCCTTTACCACCAG GTGCGATGCATGATGGCACTGCTTCTACTGATAGGGCAGAAACTGGAAGCCCCAGAGATAATTAATCAGCTCCTGGATGTTCATAGTAACCCCAGGAAGCCCCAATACAG CATGGCAGTAGACTACCCGCTGGTGCTGTACGACTGCCACTTCAAAGGGTTGAGCTGGAAACAGGAGAATGAAGAGGTGAGCCATGTGCTGTCtgcactacaacaacactggacCCAGAGTGCAGTCAAGACCCACGTCCTCCATGGGATGATCCAGGGTTTGGAAGCCATAG GTGGAGTGTCTTCTGACCACTGCTGGTTAGTAGAGGGCAGCCGGCAGAGAAACTACCGGCCCCTGCTGGAGCGTCCATGCTGCGAGAGCCTGGAGTCACGAATAAACCATTTTGTCAAAAGAGGCAGACTGGAGCGGGAGGAAGGGGAGAATGGAGGTGAAATGGTTCACAGAGGGAAAAGGTCCAAACACATCCATGATTCCCCCAGTGTCCCCTTTTCTTCTGACATGCCATCATCAAAACAAAGTACAGATAAAAAAGCAGAAGATTAA